A single window of Carassius auratus strain Wakin chromosome 9, ASM336829v1, whole genome shotgun sequence DNA harbors:
- the LOC113109149 gene encoding poly(rC)-binding protein 2 isoform X1: protein MDSGVIEGGLNVTLTIRLLMHGKEVGSIIGKKGESVKKMREESGARINISEGNCPERIITLAGPTTAIFKAFSMIIEKLEEDISSSMSNSTATSKPPVTLRIVVPASQCGSLIGKGGCKIKEIRESTGAQVQVAGDMLPNSTERAITIAGTPLSIIECVKQICVVMLESPPKGVTIPYRPKPSGSPVIFAGGQVSVSVPPAAVVCVCVCERKICVSSQTCVLQAYAVQGQHAIPQPDLTKLHQLAMQQSPFPLAPSSQGFTGRSLSQTLLLCVCSCHWLIVFLCSAAGMDATAQTGSHELTIPNDLIGCIIGRQGAKINEIRQMSGAQIKIANPVEGSTDRQVTITGSPASISLAEYLINARLSSEATGMAAN, encoded by the exons ATGGACTCTGGTGTGATTGAAGGAGGACTCAATGTCACGCTCACCATCAGACTGCTCATGCATGGCAAAGAAGTGGGCAGCATCATCGGAAAG AAAGGTGAATCGGTGAAGAAGATGCGAGAGGAG AGCGGCGCTCGGATCAACATCTCTGAGGGGAACTGCCCCGAGCGCATCATCACCCTCGCAGGCCCCACCACTGCCATCTTCAAAGCCTTCTCCATGATCATCGAGAAGCTGGAGGAG GACATCAGCAGCTCCATGTCCAACAGCACGGCCACCTCCAAGCCCCCGGTCACGCTGAGGATCGTGGTGCCGGCCAGCCAGTGCGGGTCGCTCATCGGCAAGGGCGGCTGCAAGATCAAGGAGATCAGGGAG tccACAGGAGCTCAGGTACAGGTGGCTGGAGACATGCTGCCCAACTCTACTGAGAGAGCCATCACCATCGCCGGGACCCCGCTGTCCATCATCGAGTGTGTCAAACAGATCTGTGTGGTCATGCTGGAG TCGCCTCCCAAAGGTGTGACCATCCCGTACCGACCCAAACCCTCAGGATCGCCTGTCATTTTTGCAGGAGGACAGGTGAGTGTTTCAGTGCCGCCTGCAgctgtagtgtgtgtttgtgtgtgtgagagaaagatcTGTGTTTCATCTCAGACGTGTGTTTTGCAGGCATACGCGGTGCAGGGACAACATGCCATTCCTCAGCCTGAT CTCACTAAACTCCATCAGCTGGCGATGCAGCAGAGTCCGTTTCCTCTGGCCCCCAGCAGCCAAGGCTTCACTGGTAGATCCCTCTCTCAGACACTCTTGCTCTGCGTCTGCTCCTGTCATTGGCTGATTGTGTTTCTCTGTTCTGCAGCTGGGATGGACGCTACTGCACAGACAGGCTCTCATGAACTGACCATTCCTAATGAT TTGATTGGCTGCATCATTGGTCGCCAAGGTGCCAAGATCAATGAGATTCGTCAGATGTCAGGGGCACAGATCAAGATCGCCAATCCAGTGGAGGGCTCGACCGACCGACAGGTCACCATCACCGGCTCACCGGCCAGCATCAGTCTGGCCGAGTACCTGATCAACGCACG ACTCTCATCCGAGGCGACAGGAATGGCCGCTAACTGA
- the LOC113109149 gene encoding poly(rC)-binding protein 2 isoform X4 yields the protein MDSGVIEGGLNVTLTIRLLMHGKEVGSIIGKKGESVKKMREESGARINISEGNCPERIITLAGPTTAIFKAFSMIIEKLEEDISSSMSNSTATSKPPVTLRIVVPASQCGSLIGKGGCKIKEIRESTGAQVQVAGDMLPNSTERAITIAGTPLSIIECVKQICVVMLESPPKGVTIPYRPKPSGSPVIFAGGQAYAVQGQHAIPQPDLTKLHQLAMQQSPFPLAPSSQGFTAGMDATAQTGSHELTIPNDLIGCIIGRQGAKINEIRQMSGAQIKIANPVEGSTDRQVTITGSPASISLAEYLINARLSSEATGMAAN from the exons ATGGACTCTGGTGTGATTGAAGGAGGACTCAATGTCACGCTCACCATCAGACTGCTCATGCATGGCAAAGAAGTGGGCAGCATCATCGGAAAG AAAGGTGAATCGGTGAAGAAGATGCGAGAGGAG AGCGGCGCTCGGATCAACATCTCTGAGGGGAACTGCCCCGAGCGCATCATCACCCTCGCAGGCCCCACCACTGCCATCTTCAAAGCCTTCTCCATGATCATCGAGAAGCTGGAGGAG GACATCAGCAGCTCCATGTCCAACAGCACGGCCACCTCCAAGCCCCCGGTCACGCTGAGGATCGTGGTGCCGGCCAGCCAGTGCGGGTCGCTCATCGGCAAGGGCGGCTGCAAGATCAAGGAGATCAGGGAG tccACAGGAGCTCAGGTACAGGTGGCTGGAGACATGCTGCCCAACTCTACTGAGAGAGCCATCACCATCGCCGGGACCCCGCTGTCCATCATCGAGTGTGTCAAACAGATCTGTGTGGTCATGCTGGAG TCGCCTCCCAAAGGTGTGACCATCCCGTACCGACCCAAACCCTCAGGATCGCCTGTCATTTTTGCAGGAGGACAG GCATACGCGGTGCAGGGACAACATGCCATTCCTCAGCCTGAT CTCACTAAACTCCATCAGCTGGCGATGCAGCAGAGTCCGTTTCCTCTGGCCCCCAGCAGCCAAGGCTTCACTG CTGGGATGGACGCTACTGCACAGACAGGCTCTCATGAACTGACCATTCCTAATGAT TTGATTGGCTGCATCATTGGTCGCCAAGGTGCCAAGATCAATGAGATTCGTCAGATGTCAGGGGCACAGATCAAGATCGCCAATCCAGTGGAGGGCTCGACCGACCGACAGGTCACCATCACCGGCTCACCGGCCAGCATCAGTCTGGCCGAGTACCTGATCAACGCACG ACTCTCATCCGAGGCGACAGGAATGGCCGCTAACTGA
- the LOC113109149 gene encoding poly(rC)-binding protein 2 isoform X2, translating to MDSGVIEGGLNVTLTIRLLMHGKEVGSIIGKKGESVKKMREESGARINISEGNCPERIITLAGPTTAIFKAFSMIIEKLEEDISSSMSNSTATSKPPVTLRIVVPASQCGSLIGKGGCKIKEIRESTGAQVQVAGDMLPNSTERAITIAGTPLSIIECVKQICVVMLESPPKGVTIPYRPKPSGSPVIFAGGQVSVSVPPAAVVCVCVCERKICVSSQTCVLQAYAVQGQHAIPQPDLTKLHQLAMQQSPFPLAPSSQGFTAGMDATAQTGSHELTIPNDLIGCIIGRQGAKINEIRQMSGAQIKIANPVEGSTDRQVTITGSPASISLAEYLINARLSSEATGMAAN from the exons ATGGACTCTGGTGTGATTGAAGGAGGACTCAATGTCACGCTCACCATCAGACTGCTCATGCATGGCAAAGAAGTGGGCAGCATCATCGGAAAG AAAGGTGAATCGGTGAAGAAGATGCGAGAGGAG AGCGGCGCTCGGATCAACATCTCTGAGGGGAACTGCCCCGAGCGCATCATCACCCTCGCAGGCCCCACCACTGCCATCTTCAAAGCCTTCTCCATGATCATCGAGAAGCTGGAGGAG GACATCAGCAGCTCCATGTCCAACAGCACGGCCACCTCCAAGCCCCCGGTCACGCTGAGGATCGTGGTGCCGGCCAGCCAGTGCGGGTCGCTCATCGGCAAGGGCGGCTGCAAGATCAAGGAGATCAGGGAG tccACAGGAGCTCAGGTACAGGTGGCTGGAGACATGCTGCCCAACTCTACTGAGAGAGCCATCACCATCGCCGGGACCCCGCTGTCCATCATCGAGTGTGTCAAACAGATCTGTGTGGTCATGCTGGAG TCGCCTCCCAAAGGTGTGACCATCCCGTACCGACCCAAACCCTCAGGATCGCCTGTCATTTTTGCAGGAGGACAGGTGAGTGTTTCAGTGCCGCCTGCAgctgtagtgtgtgtttgtgtgtgtgagagaaagatcTGTGTTTCATCTCAGACGTGTGTTTTGCAGGCATACGCGGTGCAGGGACAACATGCCATTCCTCAGCCTGAT CTCACTAAACTCCATCAGCTGGCGATGCAGCAGAGTCCGTTTCCTCTGGCCCCCAGCAGCCAAGGCTTCACTG CTGGGATGGACGCTACTGCACAGACAGGCTCTCATGAACTGACCATTCCTAATGAT TTGATTGGCTGCATCATTGGTCGCCAAGGTGCCAAGATCAATGAGATTCGTCAGATGTCAGGGGCACAGATCAAGATCGCCAATCCAGTGGAGGGCTCGACCGACCGACAGGTCACCATCACCGGCTCACCGGCCAGCATCAGTCTGGCCGAGTACCTGATCAACGCACG ACTCTCATCCGAGGCGACAGGAATGGCCGCTAACTGA
- the LOC113109149 gene encoding poly(rC)-binding protein 2 isoform X3 has translation MDSGVIEGGLNVTLTIRLLMHGKEVGSIIGKKGESVKKMREESGARINISEGNCPERIITLAGPTTAIFKAFSMIIEKLEEDISSSMSNSTATSKPPVTLRIVVPASQCGSLIGKGGCKIKEIRESTGAQVQVAGDMLPNSTERAITIAGTPLSIIECVKQICVVMLESPPKGVTIPYRPKPSGSPVIFAGGQAYAVQGQHAIPQPDLTKLHQLAMQQSPFPLAPSSQGFTGRSLSQTLLLCVCSCHWLIVFLCSAAGMDATAQTGSHELTIPNDLIGCIIGRQGAKINEIRQMSGAQIKIANPVEGSTDRQVTITGSPASISLAEYLINARLSSEATGMAAN, from the exons ATGGACTCTGGTGTGATTGAAGGAGGACTCAATGTCACGCTCACCATCAGACTGCTCATGCATGGCAAAGAAGTGGGCAGCATCATCGGAAAG AAAGGTGAATCGGTGAAGAAGATGCGAGAGGAG AGCGGCGCTCGGATCAACATCTCTGAGGGGAACTGCCCCGAGCGCATCATCACCCTCGCAGGCCCCACCACTGCCATCTTCAAAGCCTTCTCCATGATCATCGAGAAGCTGGAGGAG GACATCAGCAGCTCCATGTCCAACAGCACGGCCACCTCCAAGCCCCCGGTCACGCTGAGGATCGTGGTGCCGGCCAGCCAGTGCGGGTCGCTCATCGGCAAGGGCGGCTGCAAGATCAAGGAGATCAGGGAG tccACAGGAGCTCAGGTACAGGTGGCTGGAGACATGCTGCCCAACTCTACTGAGAGAGCCATCACCATCGCCGGGACCCCGCTGTCCATCATCGAGTGTGTCAAACAGATCTGTGTGGTCATGCTGGAG TCGCCTCCCAAAGGTGTGACCATCCCGTACCGACCCAAACCCTCAGGATCGCCTGTCATTTTTGCAGGAGGACAG GCATACGCGGTGCAGGGACAACATGCCATTCCTCAGCCTGAT CTCACTAAACTCCATCAGCTGGCGATGCAGCAGAGTCCGTTTCCTCTGGCCCCCAGCAGCCAAGGCTTCACTGGTAGATCCCTCTCTCAGACACTCTTGCTCTGCGTCTGCTCCTGTCATTGGCTGATTGTGTTTCTCTGTTCTGCAGCTGGGATGGACGCTACTGCACAGACAGGCTCTCATGAACTGACCATTCCTAATGAT TTGATTGGCTGCATCATTGGTCGCCAAGGTGCCAAGATCAATGAGATTCGTCAGATGTCAGGGGCACAGATCAAGATCGCCAATCCAGTGGAGGGCTCGACCGACCGACAGGTCACCATCACCGGCTCACCGGCCAGCATCAGTCTGGCCGAGTACCTGATCAACGCACG ACTCTCATCCGAGGCGACAGGAATGGCCGCTAACTGA